A part of Streptomyces sp. DSM 40750 genomic DNA contains:
- a CDS encoding RNA polymerase sigma factor, whose amino-acid sequence MELSLRARVRDGDPEAFSRLFREHAQAVYGHAARLTADRNTAEDVVSLTFLEAWRLREKLLSDAELAEIAKGAGADGFDDGEGDGGGQGDGCPRESGPGESGPGDSSLRAWLFGIATNVLRNTRRAARRHSAALARLPERHAESATVPDFADELVGRMEDSDRLAAAHAALAKLRRREREVFALCVWSGLSYAAAAEALDVPVSTVRSRLARARQRLRGLAEAELARQLVRRERTRPLPGGGQTPVGRTEAARSAQAEAEAQERLR is encoded by the coding sequence AGCCGCCTCTTCCGGGAGCACGCGCAGGCCGTGTACGGCCATGCCGCGCGGCTCACGGCGGACCGGAACACGGCCGAGGACGTGGTCTCGCTGACCTTCCTGGAAGCCTGGAGGCTGCGCGAGAAGCTGCTGTCGGACGCCGAGTTGGCCGAGATCGCCAAGGGGGCCGGGGCGGACGGCTTCGACGACGGCGAGGGAGACGGCGGCGGCCAGGGCGACGGCTGCCCGCGCGAGAGCGGTCCGGGCGAGAGCGGTCCGGGCGACAGCAGTCTGCGCGCCTGGCTGTTCGGCATCGCCACCAACGTGCTCCGCAACACCCGCCGCGCCGCCCGGCGGCACAGCGCCGCCCTCGCCCGGCTCCCGGAACGCCACGCCGAAAGCGCGACCGTGCCCGACTTCGCCGACGAACTGGTCGGCCGTATGGAGGACTCCGACCGGCTCGCCGCCGCCCACGCGGCCCTCGCCAAGCTCCGCCGCCGCGAGCGCGAGGTGTTCGCGCTGTGCGTCTGGTCGGGCCTGAGCTATGCGGCCGCCGCCGAAGCCCTGGACGTGCCCGTCAGCACCGTACGGTCGCGGCTCGCCCGTGCCCGGCAACGCCTGCGCGGCCTCGCGGAGGCGGAACTCGCGCGGCAACTCGTACGGCGCGAAAGAACGAGACCTCTCCCCGGCGGCGGACAGACACCTGTCGGCCGCACCGAGGCGGCCAGGTCGGCACAGGCAGAGGCAGAGGCACAGGAGAGACTCCGATGA